From Diospyros lotus cultivar Yz01 chromosome 4, ASM1463336v1, whole genome shotgun sequence, a single genomic window includes:
- the LOC127800558 gene encoding dehydrodolichyl diphosphate synthase 6 isoform X1, giving the protein MSQMRSFNCTVIQAVLPEMGEERNGNVSKVFLRLGSFMRKLSFGILSVGPIPTHIAFIMDGNRRYAKKKNLEEGAGHRAGFLALMSLLNYCYELGVKYATVYAFSIDNFKRKPEEVQQLMDLMQEKIEGLLEEGSIVNQYGIRVYFIGNLKLLNESVRAAAEKAMKATANNTKCALLICVAYTSTDEIAHAVHECCQEKKDEMQEENADKMYEIQTWNEENFEEKQKYHRIKLVDLEKHMYMAVAPNPDILIRSSGETRLSNFLLWQTNDTLLCCPRALWPEIGFWHLVWAVLNFQRNYSYLEKKKKQL; this is encoded by the exons ATGAGCCAGATGAG ATCATTTAACTGCACCGTGATCCAAGCTGTGCTTCcagaaatgggagaagaaaggaatggcAATGTAAGCAAGGTGTTTCTGAGGTTGGGGAGCTTTATGAGAAAACTTTCATTTGGAATCCTATCTGTTGGTCCCATCCCCACCCACATTGCCTTCATCATGGATGGAAACAGAAGGTATGCTAAGAAGAAAAACCTTGAGGAAGGGGCTGGACATAGAGCTGGGTTTTTAGCACTGATGTCTCTGTTGAATTATTGCTATGAATTAGGGGTGAAGTACGCAACAGTCTATGCATTCAGCATTGATAACTTCAAAAGAAAACCAGAAGAGGTTCAACAACTTATGGACTTGATGCAGGAGAAGATTGAAGGATTGCTAGAGGAGGGGAGTATAGTGAATCAATATGGAATTAGGGTTTACTTCATTGGAAACTTGAAACTTCTGAATGAGTCAGTTAGGGCTGCAGCCGAAAAGGCGATGAAAGCAACAGCCAACAACACGAAGTGCGCGCTATTGATCTGTGTGGCTTATACTTCAACCGATGAGATAGCTCATGCAGTCCATGAATGTTGCCAAGAGAAAAAGGATGAAATGCAAGAAGAGAATGCTGATAAAATGTATGAGATTCAAACATGGAATGAAGAAAACTTCGAAGAAAAGCAGAAGTATCATCGCATAAAGCTGGTGGATCTTGAGAAGCACATGTACATGGCTGTGGCACCTAATCCGGACATTTTGATTCGAAGCTCAGGCGAGACCCGGCTGAGCAACTTTCTTCTTTGGCAAACAAATGACACTCTTTTATGCTGTCCGAGAGCGCTGTGGCCGGAGATTGGTTTTTGGCATTTAGTGTGGGCAGTATTGAACTTCCAAAGGAACTACTCATacttggagaagaagaagaagcagctgTGA
- the LOC127800558 gene encoding dehydrodolichyl diphosphate synthase 6 isoform X2 codes for MGEERNGNVSKVFLRLGSFMRKLSFGILSVGPIPTHIAFIMDGNRRYAKKKNLEEGAGHRAGFLALMSLLNYCYELGVKYATVYAFSIDNFKRKPEEVQQLMDLMQEKIEGLLEEGSIVNQYGIRVYFIGNLKLLNESVRAAAEKAMKATANNTKCALLICVAYTSTDEIAHAVHECCQEKKDEMQEENADKMYEIQTWNEENFEEKQKYHRIKLVDLEKHMYMAVAPNPDILIRSSGETRLSNFLLWQTNDTLLCCPRALWPEIGFWHLVWAVLNFQRNYSYLEKKKKQL; via the coding sequence atgggagaagaaaggaatggcAATGTAAGCAAGGTGTTTCTGAGGTTGGGGAGCTTTATGAGAAAACTTTCATTTGGAATCCTATCTGTTGGTCCCATCCCCACCCACATTGCCTTCATCATGGATGGAAACAGAAGGTATGCTAAGAAGAAAAACCTTGAGGAAGGGGCTGGACATAGAGCTGGGTTTTTAGCACTGATGTCTCTGTTGAATTATTGCTATGAATTAGGGGTGAAGTACGCAACAGTCTATGCATTCAGCATTGATAACTTCAAAAGAAAACCAGAAGAGGTTCAACAACTTATGGACTTGATGCAGGAGAAGATTGAAGGATTGCTAGAGGAGGGGAGTATAGTGAATCAATATGGAATTAGGGTTTACTTCATTGGAAACTTGAAACTTCTGAATGAGTCAGTTAGGGCTGCAGCCGAAAAGGCGATGAAAGCAACAGCCAACAACACGAAGTGCGCGCTATTGATCTGTGTGGCTTATACTTCAACCGATGAGATAGCTCATGCAGTCCATGAATGTTGCCAAGAGAAAAAGGATGAAATGCAAGAAGAGAATGCTGATAAAATGTATGAGATTCAAACATGGAATGAAGAAAACTTCGAAGAAAAGCAGAAGTATCATCGCATAAAGCTGGTGGATCTTGAGAAGCACATGTACATGGCTGTGGCACCTAATCCGGACATTTTGATTCGAAGCTCAGGCGAGACCCGGCTGAGCAACTTTCTTCTTTGGCAAACAAATGACACTCTTTTATGCTGTCCGAGAGCGCTGTGGCCGGAGATTGGTTTTTGGCATTTAGTGTGGGCAGTATTGAACTTCCAAAGGAACTACTCATacttggagaagaagaagaagcagctgTGA